The Euphorbia lathyris chromosome 8, ddEupLath1.1, whole genome shotgun sequence genome has a window encoding:
- the LOC136203545 gene encoding protein LURP-one-related 6, producing MTIISKLYCENREVVLVIRERPNVVNGGGFVVTDCAQNVVFRVDGCGVVGKNGQLILRDTNSHPLLLICRKRGMVQAVSLDKKWKGYSKMEYEKKEKEVFSIKESQSCFLRNHSITICLHPRISNKDWDFEITGFFPDRDCSIVDFLGNIIAQIGMKKEAKEVMRSKDLYHVVVKAGIDQAFVVGVISVLDYIYCQSTRC from the exons ATGACAATTATTAGTAAGTTATATTGTGAAAATAGAGAGGTAGTACTTGTAATTAGGGAAAGGCCAAATGTCGTGAATGGAGGCGGTTTCGTAGTTACTGATTGCGCCCAAAATGTTGTTTTTAGGGTTGATGGTTGTGGAGTTGTTGGAAAAAATGGTCAACTTATTCTGCGTGACACCAATTCTCATCCTTTGCTTCTTATTTGTCGAAAG AGAGGGATGGTTCAAGCAGTGAGCCTAGATAAGAAATGGAAAGGTTACAGCAAAatggaatatgaaaaaaaagaaaaagaagtattCAGTATCAAGGAATCACAGTCTTGTTTCTTAAGGAACCATTCTATTACAATCTGTTTGCACCCAAGAATAAGCAACAAAGATTGGGACTTTGAAATCACTGGTTTTTTCCCTGATAGAGATTGTTCCATTGTTGACTTCTTAGGCAACATTATTGCTCag ATTGGGATGAAGAAGGAAGCAAAGGAGGTGATGAGAAGCAAAGATCTATATCATGTAGTGGTGAAAGCAGGCATTGATCAGGCTTTTGTTGTCGGAGTTATTTCAGTTCTTGATTATATCTATTGTCAATCTACAAggtgttaa